A genomic segment from Vanessa cardui chromosome 30, ilVanCard2.1, whole genome shotgun sequence encodes:
- the LOC124542092 gene encoding uncharacterized protein LOC124542092: MAARVIGLGTVTCDDKPNIIDKETAKEFPKRLAQLIVNYNERGAAKIDEILPIRAKYELSPHFETGYVVSEILERYRKMVIHVLKPMEYISDVLFETLVHTELVQKLFLEIYHLVNMVHEIAAKYKASYVKKSSDKHQYDRSVVVEHNFRVQENARLRERDRKKRLKQLNKERKLYLKGLSLFGPRTTKKPSKWWPIDYGWEIDYYW, encoded by the exons ATGGCGGCTCGTGTTATAG GTCTTGGAACAGTTACCTGTGACGATAAACCGAATATAATCGACAAGGAAACCGCGAAGGAGTTCCCGAAACGCTTGGCGCAACTGATAGTTAATTACAACGAACGCGGCGCCGCCAAGATCGATGAAATTCTCCCAATACGAGCCAAGTACGAACTCTCGCCGCACTTTGAAACGGGATACGTCGTCTCAGAGATACTGGAACG CTACAGAAAAATGGTTATCCACGTATTAAAACCAATGGAATATATATCTGACGTTCTATTCGAGACGTTGGTACACACAGAACTAGTTCAGAAACTATTCCTAGAAATCTACCACCTCGTTAACATGGTACACGAAATAGCCGCTAAGTATAAAGCCAGTTACGTAAAAAAATCTTCCGACAAACATCAGTATGATAGGAGCGTTGTAGTTGAACACAACTTCAGAGTGCAAGAGAACGCTAGACTGAGGGAAAGAGATAGAAAAAAGAGATTGAAACAGCTGAATAAAGAGAGGAAGTTGTATTTGAAGGGCCTGTCGCTCTTCGGGCCGAGAACCACAAAGAAACCCAGCAAATGGTGGCCCATTGACTATGGCTGGGAGATTGACTATTATTGGTGA
- the LOC124542091 gene encoding uncharacterized protein LOC124542091: MNQLIDGISKSSVGCHIDGVCVNNISYADDMVLLSPSIGAIRQLLKMCELYAEAHGLKYNAKKSEVLVFKSGAKGYCTIPTISLCGSPLRRVTSFKYLGHWVTQDLRDNADIDRERRYGMRAYSDLRVQYNNALRMLLGLPWRYSASNMFAEWRIDGFKAIMRSGTQDSSDKNCFWIRLSSYLFKHFHLSLTLQELHFTTHRESTRRSSVQSSSLRAALEPNG; this comes from the exons ATGAATCAGCTGATCGATGGGATTAGTAAAAGTAGTGTTGGATGTCATATTGACGGAGTGTGCGTTAACAACATCAGCTACGCGGATGACATGGTGTTGCTGAGCCCATCGATCGGTGCCATTAGGCAGCTATTGAAAATGTGTGAACTCTATGCGGAAGCCCATGGACTCAAGTACAATGCCAAAAAAAGCGAAGTTTTGGTTTTTAAATCAGGTGCCAAAGGGTACTGCACTATACCTACGATATCCCTCTGTGGATCACCCCTACGTAGGGTGACCAGCTTTAAGTACCTGGGTCACTGGGTAACCCAGGATTTAAGAGACAATGCTGACATAGATAGGGAGCGAAG GTATGGCATGCGGGCATATAGCGACCTTCGTGTACAGTATAACAACGCGCTCAGGATGTTGTTGGGGCTGCCGTGGCGCTACAGTGCTTCCAACATGTTCGCGGAATGGCGCATTGATGGCTTTAAAGCCATAATGC GAAGCGGCACGCAAGATAGCTCTGATAAGAACTGTTTTTGGATTCGTTTATCTTCATATCTCTTCAAGCATTTTCATCTTTCTTTAACACTTCAAGAACTTCACTTCACAACACATCGCGAGTCGACACGGCGATCTTCGGTGCAGTCGTCCTCTCTCCGCGCGGCGCTGGAACCAAATGGCTGA